The genomic segment GCCAGATCATACTCTGCCTGCATCCGAATAAGCAGTTCCGGCGGTATATTAAAATATTTTCCGAATTTAAGCGCTGTCAGGGGTGTTATGCCTCTTTGATGATTATACAATTCCCTGAGTGCTTTAGCTCCAATAACCAGGTCTTTCCTGAGTTCAGCCTGATCTATTCCCAGAGGCTGGATATATTTTTTTAATATATATTGAAATGGATGCTGCATGGTTTCTTATTTCCTGAGCCAGTACAGATAGTGACATTTTCAGACATGTCTTCAGGCTCCAAATCGTCCGCCTGTGAACTTAAAATATCCAGGACAGTAGCTTTTATTGAGCAGGGAACACATACTTAATATCAATTTCTGAATTATACTTCAAACCATCATAAATTGAACTTTTTAAGGAGTGCCAAACTGAAAGTTTGGCAGTAACATCAGCCCTTTTTCATTGCCAAACTTTCAGTTTGGCACTCCTTTTATGGCGGTGGTCAGTATAATTGCAGAGACAAGTCTGACTTGTCTCTGCAATTAGTTTGATTGCTTGAAATTATTTTCCAGTAATGACTACCTAATTGTAAACCTCGTCAATAATTTCTACAAATTCTATTGGTATTTTAAATTGAAGAATTTCAGCGGTTTTTTCATTTATAGCAATCTTTTGGGGATTTTCTAATACCTGTTCCAACTGCCTGGGTTTTGCTCCGTTAAATACTTTTGCAATAGTTTGGGCATGAAAAATACCGTTTGCTTGAAAACCTGCTTTTGCCACACTCATAAGCAGCCCGTTTTCCACAAATTTTGAACCAGGCTGGGAAAATGTTGGAATCTTATTTTTATTGGCAATATTTGCCAGCTCCGAGATATTGTCACTGTTTATACCTCTTTGGGCTGTAACATAAATCGCATCCACCTTTTTTGCAGCAAATTCTTCAAAGCATTTTTTTACACTTTCTTGAGCAATTGTTTTATCAGGAATATCACTTTGTGTATAACATGAAACAACCTCAAATCCTCTTTCTTGAGCGGTGTTTTCTACCATATCTACGGCTCCGTAACTTCGGCCTGCTTCTGTGTTTTCATAAGCAATTCCCAGGGTTTTAAACTTTGCAACTTCATGAAAAAGCTCAACCTGGCGTTTATAACGCAATGGATCAACACGAGCATGGATATAATCATTGCCTGAATCTTCGATACTTTTGATAATGCCGGCTTTTAGGGGGTCAGAGGTGGAAACCACAATAACAGGTGTCTGGTGTTTATTATTGGCAAGATCCTGGCCTGCCCATGTACCTGAGGCAATCATCAGATCGATATCTTTCTTATTATTAAGACGGTTAATAATATCTTCTGCCATTTTT from the Desulfonema limicola genome contains:
- a CDS encoding ABC transporter substrate binding protein — encoded protein: MKKLIRVFVVSMTFVFLSSLNGFTADKGNFSTAPKTNNGKKWRIGFYEGGDYIDYQSTLTATVNGMITLGWIEKIEIPKQESAHTSALWKWLSANVKSNYLEFPADAHYSANWDDELRKKMAEDIINRLNNKKDIDLMIASGTWAGQDLANNKHQTPVIVVSTSDPLKAGIIKSIEDSGNDYIHARVDPLRYKRQVELFHEVAKFKTLGIAYENTEAGRSYGAVDMVENTAQERGFEVVSCYTQSDIPDKTIAQESVKKCFEEFAAKKVDAIYVTAQRGINSDNISELANIANKNKIPTFSQPGSKFVENGLLMSVAKAGFQANGIFHAQTIAKVFNGAKPRQLEQVLENPQKIAINEKTAEILQFKIPIEFVEIIDEVYN